One window from the genome of Jeotgalibaca sp. MA1X17-3 encodes:
- a CDS encoding PTS sugar transporter subunit IIA: protein MINIILISHGYYAREALASAEMIVGKQEDCYSISVTDDKGLDRVEQDLLNIYSQLEDKRKVLILCDIFGGTPSNTAVRFLMNHPEIQVISGFNLPMLLDIFLSRDSSLKDIASRMNTVYTDTMVDINKLLSKQEEEELVIEESIEL, encoded by the coding sequence ATGATTAATATTATTTTAATCAGTCATGGATACTATGCTAGGGAAGCATTAGCAAGTGCAGAAATGATTGTAGGTAAACAAGAAGATTGTTATTCAATCTCTGTAACGGATGATAAAGGTTTAGATAGAGTGGAACAAGATCTTTTAAATATTTACAGTCAATTAGAAGACAAGAGAAAAGTTTTGATTCTTTGTGATATTTTTGGAGGAACACCTTCAAATACTGCAGTTCGTTTTTTAATGAATCATCCAGAAATCCAAGTGATTTCCGGTTTTAACTTACCTATGCTTTTAGATATTTTTCTGAGCAGAGATTCTTCCTTAAAAGATATCGCAAGTAGAATGAATACGGTTTATACAGATACAATGGTTGATATCAATAAATTATTAAGCAAACAAGAGGAAGAGGAATTAGTGATAGAAGAAAGTATAGAATTATAG
- a CDS encoding PTS sugar transporter subunit IIB has product MSIKLVRIDDRLIHGQVATTWIKNYGVEQVLIIDDKAKADPMQQSVANFAAPQGVKVIIFGVEQFINIIKKNEIKKATLLLFTNSIDVLKVVDAGLDIPEVNAGGMRFNETRKRVTKAISVTAEEHQAFLDLISKGIHINVQMIPNDQKEDYKTLSYNV; this is encoded by the coding sequence ATGTCGATTAAGTTAGTAAGAATAGATGATCGTTTGATACATGGACAAGTTGCTACAACATGGATAAAAAATTACGGAGTGGAACAAGTCCTTATTATTGATGACAAAGCAAAAGCAGATCCAATGCAACAATCAGTAGCAAATTTCGCAGCTCCACAAGGTGTTAAAGTTATTATTTTTGGTGTAGAACAATTTATTAATATAATAAAGAAAAATGAAATTAAAAAAGCTACTTTATTACTATTTACAAATTCTATTGATGTTTTGAAAGTTGTTGATGCAGGTTTAGATATTCCAGAAGTGAATGCAGGTGGAATGAGATTTAATGAAACTAGAAAAAGAGTTACTAAAGCTATTTCTGTAACAGCAGAAGAGCACCAAGCTTTTCTTGATTTAATTAGTAAAGGGATTCATATTAATGTTCAAATGATTCCAAATGATCAAAAAGAAGATTATAAAACATTATCATATAATGTATAG
- a CDS encoding PTS sugar transporter subunit IIC, translated as MLLNAILIAIWSGFCALDQFGPHLGFRKPLLAGVIVGFILGDPLQGLIIAGTLELMWLGTNNIGAYQPPDVISGSIVGVAIGILSGGGGEAGVSAGVAVAIPVALLVQQLSMVVMTMNVSLVHKADSVVESGKFYEIDKLQYLGGLSFFMSRAIPVFIAVYLGAPAVEAVLDFIPAFIMTGLAIASKIIPAVGLAMLLSMMMKKDMWIFLTLGFTLATFLQLPTIAIASIAICFAALYDMIVNRNIQVNTDTNSDSSHVTVSDDEGSYDL; from the coding sequence TTGTTATTAAACGCTATTTTAATCGCTATTTGGTCAGGTTTTTGTGCTTTAGACCAATTTGGGCCTCATCTAGGATTTAGAAAACCTTTGTTAGCCGGAGTTATTGTAGGATTTATTTTAGGCGATCCTCTTCAAGGATTAATTATTGCAGGAACACTTGAATTGATGTGGCTAGGAACAAATAATATTGGTGCCTATCAGCCACCAGATGTTATTTCAGGATCAATTGTAGGTGTAGCCATTGGTATTTTATCCGGTGGAGGAGGAGAAGCCGGAGTTTCGGCAGGAGTTGCTGTTGCTATCCCTGTAGCTCTTCTTGTTCAACAATTAAGCATGGTTGTAATGACAATGAATGTTTCTTTAGTTCACAAAGCAGATTCTGTAGTAGAAAGTGGAAAATTCTATGAAATAGACAAATTACAGTATTTAGGTGGATTATCCTTTTTCATGAGTAGAGCGATTCCAGTATTTATTGCCGTATATTTAGGTGCACCTGCAGTTGAAGCTGTGTTAGATTTTATTCCAGCTTTTATTATGACAGGTTTAGCAATAGCATCAAAAATTATTCCTGCAGTTGGTTTAGCTATGCTTTTATCAATGATGATGAAAAAAGATATGTGGATTTTCCTAACATTAGGATTTACTTTAGCAACTTTTTTACAATTACCAACTATCGCAATCGCATCAATCGCAATTTGTTTTGCTGCTTTATACGATATGATTGTTAATCGTAATATTCAAGTAAATACTGATACAAATAGTGACTCGAGTCATGTAACAGTCAGTGATGATGAAGGGAGTTATGATTTATAA
- a CDS encoding PTS system mannose/fructose/sorbose family transporter subunit IID — translation MDNNKLENNKHSAMDVTGGTGVIAVSTEKIQKSDLNKMFWRSQMIQFSHNYERMQSLSTLYALTPVLNRLYADQPIDLRINAQKRHLEFFNSHPVLIPFILGITAALEESTDEDEKESVIAVKTSLMGPLAGMGDSLLNFTWFPIAGSIGGAMAIEGNFLGPIVMFLMINALYIPLKYYGIHMGFSKGRELLTSGAGKKVLDRISTMANVLGVMVAGGLIATVVNVKLGLQFGEGESPIVIQDMLDRVMPNLLPLLITLLCFYLVKKWNGKHIVAIIFSIIAISIVLAALGILI, via the coding sequence ATGGATAATAATAAATTAGAAAACAATAAACATTCAGCGATGGACGTTACAGGAGGAACAGGAGTTATTGCTGTTTCGACAGAAAAAATACAAAAATCTGATTTGAATAAGATGTTTTGGAGATCACAGATGATTCAATTTTCTCATAATTATGAGAGAATGCAGAGTTTAAGTACATTATATGCACTTACTCCTGTTTTAAATAGACTGTATGCAGATCAACCTATTGACTTACGAATTAATGCTCAGAAGAGACATTTAGAATTTTTCAATAGTCATCCTGTTTTGATTCCATTCATTTTGGGAATCACTGCTGCATTAGAAGAAAGTACAGATGAAGATGAAAAAGAATCTGTTATTGCTGTAAAAACAAGTCTCATGGGGCCTTTAGCAGGAATGGGAGATAGCTTACTAAACTTTACATGGTTTCCAATTGCTGGATCCATAGGTGGAGCAATGGCAATTGAAGGGAATTTTTTAGGACCAATCGTTATGTTTCTAATGATTAATGCCCTTTATATTCCGTTGAAATATTATGGGATTCATATGGGATTTAGTAAAGGCCGTGAATTATTAACCTCAGGAGCTGGAAAAAAAGTTTTAGATCGAATTAGTACAATGGCAAATGTATTAGGTGTCATGGTAGCTGGAGGATTAATTGCAACAGTAGTGAATGTAAAACTGGGATTGCAATTCGGTGAAGGAGAATCACCTATTGTTATTCAAGATATGCTCGATCGTGTAATGCCAAACTTATTACCATTACTCATTACTTTACTCTGTTTTTACTTAGTGAAAAAATGGAACGGTAAACATATTGTAGCTATTATCTTTAGTATAATTGCTATTTCTATTGTATTAGCTGCATTGGGTATTCTTATTTAA